One genomic segment of Choristoneura fumiferana chromosome Z, NRCan_CFum_1, whole genome shotgun sequence includes these proteins:
- the LOC141437289 gene encoding uncharacterized protein: MERMQDSHKSFLIKDLLGDVLRPGAQEVHIDDQDQASQTDADDDISVGDNRSDTSTPKPVAFDDIADKKDTDTDRSTPIDYNRIPANFNSPFKEEEYNERLKLYNGDLFHLYRSEGEGKKDDDGFVISESVYGRTMDLSKGSFQSQLLAGFASVMAGGSQRDTQETDRQPSRGSSARKPRRRRTAFTHAQLAYLERKFRCQKYLSVADRGDVADALSLSETQVKTWYQNRRTKWKRQNQLRLEQLRAQAANGATERELPAHALPLACALLPPYPTYMHCHL, encoded by the exons ATGGAAAGAATGCAGGACAGCCATAAGTCGTTTTTGATTAAAGACCTGCTCGGCGATGTTTTGAGGCCAGGAGCTCAAG AAGTCCACATAGACGACCAAGATCAAGCCAGCCAAACTGACGCCGATGACGACATTTCAGTCGGTGACAACCGGAGCGACACTTCCACCCCCAAGCCCGTCGCTTTCGACGACATCGCCGACAAAAAGGACACAGACACAGACCGCTCCACGCCAATCGACTACAACCGAATACCAGCAAACTTCAACTCCCCTTTCAAAGAGGAAGAATATAACGAGCGTCTGAAATTGTACAATGGTGATCTCTTTCATTTGTATCGCTCGGAAGGCGAGGGGAAGAAGGATGACGATGGTTTTGTTATTTCGGAGAGTGTGTATGGCCGGACGATGGATTTGTCGAAGGGATCGTTCCAGAGTCAGCTGCTGGCTGGCTTCGCATCTGTCATGGCGGGAGGGTCGCAACGTGACACTCAGGAAACAG ACCGCCAGCCATCCCGCGGCAGCTCCGCCCGCAAGCCTCGCCGCCGGCGCACCGCGTTCACGCACGCGCAGCTCGCGTACCTCGAGCGCAAGTTCCGCTGCCAGAAGTACCTGAGCGTGGCTGATCGCGGGGACGTCGCTGACGCGCTCAGCCTCAGCGAGACGCAGGTCAAGACGTGGTACCAAAACCGACG AACAAAATGGAAGCGACAGAACCAGCTTCGACTCGAGCAGCTTCGCGCACAGGCCGCTAACGGCGCCACTGAGCGCGAGTTACCGGCGCACGCGCTGCCACTCGCTTGCGCTCTGCTACCGCCCTATCCCACCTACATGCACTGCCATCTGTGA